The Coffea eugenioides isolate CCC68of chromosome 8, Ceug_1.0, whole genome shotgun sequence genome has a segment encoding these proteins:
- the LOC113781181 gene encoding D-amino-acid transaminase, chloroplastic isoform X2 encodes MASFSSLTRPISESSLIALKLGDQSSNLLGFPKHFVFSRHGFCSFPPGLVKIQLKPSLAIKNSYQTKSSTKTESTVLSEVPILSCSEAIERLRTSRETYKSKEQYLAMYSSVFGGITTDPSAMVIPMDDHMVHRGHGVFDTAAIMDGYLYELDQHLDRFIRSATTAKIKLPFDRDSIRRILIQTFAVMKSVNYLPNALSKMEAEENGAYAAIWLDFDGFIAEGPNMNVAFVTKQKELLMPEFDKILSGCTARRALVLAESLVREGILQNIRVDKVTVEEGKNAVEMMLIGSGVLIRSVVQWDEQVIGNGKEGPVSQALLKLILEDMKSGPASVRVPVPY; translated from the exons ATGGCTTCTTTCTCATCTCTGACCAGACCCATCTCAGAATCTTCACTAATTGCTTTAAAGTTGGGCGATCAATCCTCAAATTTACTCGGTTTTCCGAAACATTTCGTATTTTCAAGACATGGGTTCTGCTCTTTTCCACCTGGGCTTGTTAAAATTCAGCTAAAACCATCTCTTGCTATCAAGAATTCGTATCAGACCAAGTCTTCCACCA AGACAGAATCTACTGTATTATCTGAAGTACCAATTCTTTCTTGCTCAGAG GCAATTGAGAGGTTAAGGACAAGCCGAGAAACTTATAAAAGCAAAGAGCAGTATTTAGCTATGTACTCTAGTGTTTTTGGTGGAATAACGACAGATCCATCTGCAATGGTAATCCCCATGGATGACCACATGGTCCACAGAGGGCATGGAGTTTTTGACACTGCTGCCATTATGGACGG ATATCTTTATGAATTGGACCAACACCTTGACCGTTTCATAAGGTCAGCTACCACGGCCAAGATTAAGCTACCATTTGACAGGGACAGCATTAGAAGAATACTCATACAAACT TTTGCTGTCATGAAGAGTGTGAATTATCTTCCTAATGCGCTTTCAAAAATGGAAGCTGAGGAAAATGGTGCATATGCAGCAATATGGCTGGATTTTGATGGCTTTATAGCTGAAGGTCCTAACATGAATGTGGCCTTTgtaacaaaacaaaaggaactcCTGATGCCTGAATTTGACAAAATTCTCAGTGGCTGCACAGCTAGAAGGGCTCTGGTGCTTGCGGAGAGTCTTGTAAGGGAGGGAATACTCCAGAACATACGGGTAGATAAAGTAACTGTGGAGGAAGGGAAGAATGCAGTTGAAATGATGCTGATAGGCAGTGGAGTTCTCATCCGTTCTGTGGTGCAATGGGATGAACAGGTCATTGGTAATG GCAAAGAAGGTCCAGTATCTCAGGCTCTACTGAAACTTATTCTGGAGGACATGAAATCGGGGCCTGCTTCTGTACGAGTCCCTGTCCCTTACTAA
- the LOC113779313 gene encoding eukaryotic translation initiation factor 3 subunit L has product MAMPYDYEDGHQQQSGPDSLSYDPSFVPDPVKSFVVHLYRHIREKNVYEIHQMYENSFQTLSERMFKDVPWPSVDAVAPFVDNDHVFCLLYREMWFRHLYARLSPTLKQRIDSWDNYCSLFQVVLHGVVNMQLPNQWLWDMVDEFVYQFQSFCQYRAKMKNKTEQEIALLKQFDQAWNVYGVLNFLQALVEKSMIIQILEQEKEGLEQFTATDGYDYNGGSNVLKVLGYFSMIGLLRVHCLLGDYHTGLKCLLPIDLSQQGVYTSVIGSHIATIYHYGFANLMLRRYVDAIREFNKILLYIYKTKQYHQKSPQYEQILKKNEQMYALLAISLSLCPQVKLVEETVNSQLREKYGEKMLRMQRFDDEAFALYDELFSYACPKFITPSAPSFEEPLVNYNQDAYRLQLKLFLYEVKQQQLLSGVRTFLKVYSTISMGKLATYLEVDEPTLRTILLTYKHKTHAVDSDGKISSNADVDFYVDDDMIHVIESKPAKRYGDYFLRQIVKLEGVMTDVDRVKLE; this is encoded by the exons ATGGCGATGCCGTACGATTACGAAGACGGGCACCAGCAGCAATCCGGACCAGACTCACTGAGTTACGACCCGAGCTTCGTGCCGGACCCGGTAAAATCCTTCGTAGTCCATCTATACAGGCACATTAGAGAGAAGAATGTCTACGAGATTCACCAGATGTACGAGAACTCTTTCCAAACCCTAAGCGAACGTATGTTCAAAGACGTCCCCTGGCCCTCCGTCGACGCCGTCGCGCCTTTCGTTGATAACGACCACGTTTTCTGCCTTCTCTACCGTGAAATGTGGTTCCGGCACCTTTATGCTAGACTCTCCCCTACTCTCAAGCAGAGGATTGATTCTTGGGATAATTACTGCAGCCTCTTCCAG GTGGTATTGCATGGGGTGGTGAATATGCAATTGCCAAACCAGTGGTTGTGGGATATGGTGGATGAGTTTGTCTACCAGTTTCAGTCATTCTGTCAATATCGGGCAAAGATGAAGAACAAGACAGAGCAGGAGATTGCGCTTCTGAAGCAGTTTGATCAG GCATGGAACGTCTATGGTGTTCTTAActtcttgcaagctcttgtgGAGAAATCTATGATTATTCAAATCCTGGAGCAAGAGAAGGAAGGGCTTGAACAGTTTACTGCTACTGATGGATATGATTACAATGGTGGAAGCAATGTTTTGAAGGTCTTGGGGTACTTTAGCATGATAGGTTTGCTTAGAGTTCACTGTTTGCTGGGCGATTATCACACTGGCCTAAAGTGCTTACTTCCAATTGATTTAAGTCAACAAGGTGTATACACCAGCGTAATTGGAAGTCACATTGCCACAATATATCATTACGGGTTTGCCAATCTTATGCTGAGGAG ATATGTGGATGCCATTAGAGAGTTCAACAAAATTCTGTTATATATTTATAAGACTAAGCAATATCACCAGAAATCCCCACAATATGAGCAGATACTGAAGAAGAATGAGCAGATGTATGCCTTGCTGGCTATTTCTTTATCCCTTTGCCCTCAAGTGAAGCTTGTTGAGGAGACTGTGAACTCCCAATTACGTGAGAAATATGGTGAAAAAATGTTGAGAATGCAGAGATTTGACGATGAGGCGTTTGCACTATATGATGAGCTTTTCTCCTATGCATGTCCCAAGTTCATCACTCCATCTGCTCCTAGTTTTGAGGAGCCTCTTGTAAACTACAATCAG GATGCCTATAGGCTTCAGTTGAAGCTGTTTCTTTATGAAGTGAAACAGCAACAATTATTATCAGGTGTTCGAACATTTTTAAAAGTTTACTCAACGATCTCCATGGGCAAGCTTGCTACTTACCTGGAAGTGGATGAACCTACTTTAAG GACAATTTTGTTGACATACAAGCACAAAACACACGCTGTTGATTCTGATGGAAAGATCAGCTCCAATGCTGATGTTGACTTTTATGTAGATGAT gaCATGATTCATGTTATAGAATCTAAACCAGCTAAGCGGTATGGGGATTATTTTCTGCGTCAAATTGTCAAG CTTGAAGGCGTGATGACCGATGTCGACAGGGTAAAGTTGGAGTGA
- the LOC113781181 gene encoding D-amino-acid transaminase, chloroplastic isoform X1, giving the protein MASFSSLTRPISESSLIALKLGDQSSNLLGFPKHFVFSRHGFCSFPPGLVKIQLKPSLAIKNSYQTKSSTKTESTVLSEVPILSCSEAIERLRTSRETYKSKEQYLAMYSSVFGGITTDPSAMVIPMDDHMVHRGHGVFDTAAIMDGYLYELDQHLDRFIRSATTAKIKLPFDRDSIRRILIQTVSASKCRKSSLRYWLSAGPGDFQLSSSGCHQSALYAIVIQNQSPPDYSGIRVVTSSIPIKPPQFAVMKSVNYLPNALSKMEAEENGAYAAIWLDFDGFIAEGPNMNVAFVTKQKELLMPEFDKILSGCTARRALVLAESLVREGILQNIRVDKVTVEEGKNAVEMMLIGSGVLIRSVVQWDEQVIGNGKEGPVSQALLKLILEDMKSGPASVRVPVPY; this is encoded by the exons ATGGCTTCTTTCTCATCTCTGACCAGACCCATCTCAGAATCTTCACTAATTGCTTTAAAGTTGGGCGATCAATCCTCAAATTTACTCGGTTTTCCGAAACATTTCGTATTTTCAAGACATGGGTTCTGCTCTTTTCCACCTGGGCTTGTTAAAATTCAGCTAAAACCATCTCTTGCTATCAAGAATTCGTATCAGACCAAGTCTTCCACCA AGACAGAATCTACTGTATTATCTGAAGTACCAATTCTTTCTTGCTCAGAG GCAATTGAGAGGTTAAGGACAAGCCGAGAAACTTATAAAAGCAAAGAGCAGTATTTAGCTATGTACTCTAGTGTTTTTGGTGGAATAACGACAGATCCATCTGCAATGGTAATCCCCATGGATGACCACATGGTCCACAGAGGGCATGGAGTTTTTGACACTGCTGCCATTATGGACGG ATATCTTTATGAATTGGACCAACACCTTGACCGTTTCATAAGGTCAGCTACCACGGCCAAGATTAAGCTACCATTTGACAGGGACAGCATTAGAAGAATACTCATACAAACTGTAAGTGCTTCCAAGTGCAGAAAAAGCTCACTAAGATACTGGCTTTCAGCAGGACCTGGTGATTTTCAGTTATCTTCATCAGGCTGTCATCAGTCTGCTCTTTATGCTATAGTTATTCAAAATCAGTCGCCTCCTGATTATAGTGGTATTAGAGTAGTTACTTCATCAATTCCAATTAAACCTCCTCAGTTTGCTGTCATGAAGAGTGTGAATTATCTTCCTAATGCGCTTTCAAAAATGGAAGCTGAGGAAAATGGTGCATATGCAGCAATATGGCTGGATTTTGATGGCTTTATAGCTGAAGGTCCTAACATGAATGTGGCCTTTgtaacaaaacaaaaggaactcCTGATGCCTGAATTTGACAAAATTCTCAGTGGCTGCACAGCTAGAAGGGCTCTGGTGCTTGCGGAGAGTCTTGTAAGGGAGGGAATACTCCAGAACATACGGGTAGATAAAGTAACTGTGGAGGAAGGGAAGAATGCAGTTGAAATGATGCTGATAGGCAGTGGAGTTCTCATCCGTTCTGTGGTGCAATGGGATGAACAGGTCATTGGTAATG GCAAAGAAGGTCCAGTATCTCAGGCTCTACTGAAACTTATTCTGGAGGACATGAAATCGGGGCCTGCTTCTGTACGAGTCCCTGTCCCTTACTAA
- the LOC113779314 gene encoding uncharacterized protein LOC113779314 produces MALIGDALRQAFMPKYEYQSLREEDKAWHKLQRPLALFLLGLISVVILISTIISLNIVFPIDPLNRPFCNDLRIQPLPINVTSPAAVHGGSGGGGDSDLFPGAFYLTDQETVDYYWMVVFVPSAFLFGASVVYLLAGIIVAYTAPVRHGCLRVVENNYCASRRGGVRCLSILNLAFAIIFGLLALFLGSTLLTLGSRCSVPLFWCYETASWGLVILYGGTAFFLRRKAAAVLDESNFTGQNLGVEMLEAHPLEVTPEVERRVNEGFKAWMGPSLLSSDEEDEPDDYQEVPNLSRTNSARQRV; encoded by the exons atggCATTAATAGGCGATGCTTTGCGGCAAGCATTCATGCCCAAGTACGAGTACCAGAGTCTTCGCGAAGAAGACAAGGCCTGGCATAAATTACAACGTCCATTAGCGTTATTTTTGCTGGGTTTAATTTCTGTTGTGATTTTGATTTCCACTATTATTAGCTTGAATATAGTTTTTCCGATTGATCCCTTGAACCGCCCGTTTTGTAATGACCTAAGAATTCAGCCTCTTCCGATTAATGTAACTTCCCCCGCGGCTGTTCATGGCGGAAGTGGCGGTGGTGGGGATTCGGATCTTTTTCCTGGCGCGTTTTATCTCACGGATCAGGAGACTGTGGACTACTATTGGATGGTGGTGTTTGTCCCCTCGGCTTTTCTTTTCGGGGCTTCTGTAGTTTATCTTCTTGCAG GAATCATTGTTGCTTATACTGCTCCAGTAAGACATGGATGCTTGAGGGTTGTCGAGAATAATTACTGTGCTTCTAGAAGGG GTGGAGTGCGCTGTCTGTCCATTTTAAATCTTGCATTTGCAATCATTTTTGGTCTCCTTGCTCTGTTTCTTGGTTCAACCCTTCTTACGCTGGGGAGCAGATGCTCTGTGCCCTTGTTTTGGTGCTATGAGACTGCATCTTGGGGGCTTGTCATTTTATATGGGGGAACTGCATTCTTTTTAAGGAGAAAAGCTGCTGCAGTTCTTGATGAAAGTAATTTTACGGGGCAGAATCTTGGTGTAGAAATGCTTGAAGCACACCCACTTGAAGTCACACCTGAAGTGGAGAGACGTGTCAATGAAGGTTTTAAGGCGTGGATGGGCCCATCTTTATTATCATCTGATGAGGAAGATGAACCTGATGACTATCAGGAAGTTCCAAATTTGTCAAGGACCAATTCTGCCCGGCAAAGAGTGTAA